Within Candidatus Saccharibacteria bacterium, the genomic segment GGCTATGTAGTTGTATATGCTCATCATGCCCTGTAGTATAGCAAATTCTACGGCGACACGAAATAATTGGATTAAATCGATTACGTTGAGGGCTTATCTAAAATCGCGGATACAAGGTAATTAATTAGTCCAATAATAACTCCCGTCAAAATAGCAACCCCGAAACTATCAATCTGGAGTGGGGAGTACAGTTTACTAGCCAGGTAGACCGTTGCACCGTTTATAACCAACATAAACAGCCCTAGGGTTAGCAAAATAGCAGGAAGGCTTAGTAGCACCAGCAACGGTTTAAGAAAGGCGTTTATAAGTGCCAGAAGTGCCCCCGCTCCCACGACAACACTGATTCGGTTCTGATAGTTGACTGACCCCTGAAGCAACCCAGCGGCAACCCACAGTCCCAAGCTGCAAACAAACCACCGGAGCATATAGGAGTACAGAAAGCCCTGTTTGTTGTTAATAGCGGTCATGTATTAAACATCATATAACGTAAGCGTCATACGAGCAATCACGGCTCAGGTTAGTGTGTCCCGATTCGGTTATCAAAACGTCGTCCTCTAGGCGTACGCCAATGCCCTCCTCTGCGATGTAGATGCCCGGCTCGCACGTGAGAACCACACCGGCCGCAAGCGGTCTGTCGTAAAAACCGACGTCATGAACATCAAGGCCAAGAAAATGTGACGTGGCGTGTGGAAAATAGTTCCGCATGCTCATGGTGTCTGTTGCATCAGAAATTAAACCTAGCTCTACTAGAGCCGTCGCCATTTTTTGTCCAACTTTTTTTTCGTATTCCTGAAGCAGTACTCCAGGCTTTAAGAGGGTCAAGGCATACTGTTGCACATCCCGCACAGCAGCCAGAACTGTCTGTTGACGATGAGTCGGCTGCTCACAGGCAACTGTGCGTGTAATATCGGCGGCGTACTCTTCAACCTCTGCGCCAACATCAACGACAATTAGCTGTCCTGCTGCCAGCTGGGCGCTATTGGCAATATAGTGAAGAGTCGTTGCGTTTGAGCCGCTCGCTACAATTGGGTCATAGGCATGCCCCCTAGCGCCTTGTGCACGGAACGACTGTGACAGAGCTGCCTCAAACTCATACTCTGTAGCGAAGCCAGCCAGTACAGCGCTGCTGCGCATAGCATCTATCGCACGAGTTGTTATGGCGACCGCCTGCGAGACGGCAGCAATTTCAGCCGGCTGTTTTATCATGCGCAGTTCAGCCAGATTAGGACGTATGTCTGCGAGTGCGATTCCAGACTGAAGCCGACGTAAGCGGCCAATCAAACGGTTTCGTGCCGGGTTTACGTATACGCCATGGCGTCGGTCGTAAGAGGGCTCAGAAAACAGTGTCGAGACAACTTCATAGCGCTTTACGTCGGCCCTTAACTGCCGCCAACCCTCAGTGTTATCCAGCAGTTCGTGCAAGCCAGACCGCGCGGCAACGTGCTTTAAGTCAAAAGCGCCGTCAAAAATGTCCTGTTCACGGCTGCGCTTTGGAAGTATCAGATATTCCCTGTTGCCGGCCATAACCAGAACGGCATCGGGCATATCGAGGCCTGTCAGGTACCAAAAGTTCTTATCCTGAGCAAAAGGAAACGTCGTGTCACGGCTGCGCTGTAAGATGCCGTGCGCACCAACAACACACAGACCATCTTGCGACATGGATTCATACAAGCGTTTTCGATTACCCGCAAAAAAATTGTGCGTGAAATATGATTCCATAGTAGTCGAGTATACCAGATTTATTTTCGGCAGCTGCGGGCTTGTATGCTTCTAAAAATTCTTACCGAAGCCGTGTCAGTTTCCACAATAGGCTTGGGCCAGCAGCAGGAGAGGAAATAACGAGTGGCGTACTTGCCTGTTGCTGCCCAGCATGCGCGACTAAAGCCCCAATGGTTTGAGGCTCCAATGCAGTCGAGGTTTTTGCACTTTTACGGTACTCCACCGATTGATTCTTCCAGCGCAGAAGCGATAAATTATCTTTTGCCGTAACAGTTGCCACACTGCCCCACGCCGTACGTACTGTACCAACTTTTTGGTTTTTTTGGACGAATGTTGTTTGTTCAAAATTTTCATCAACACTACCTACCAAGTTTACAGATGCTTCCATGGCCGCTGACAGACTTTCAGCACCCATAACAGCGCCAGAAAGCTGCAGCGTCTTACCGGCAACAGCCAAGTCAGCGGTAAAAAGGAGTGCACCTGGATTTTGGTCGTTGTTACCAGTTTTTAGACCATTTATTCCAGCCCTTCCGAGAACGCGATTGTAGTTTTCATACTCGTCCCCAAACGGAAAAACGGCGGTTCGTTGCCCGGCAATTTCCATCAGAACATTGTTTTTTCTAGCAAGCAGACCAAGTTTAGCCAGATCGCTCGCCGTACTAACAGTAGACGGGTCGAGACCGCTGGCGTCGCTGCCAACTTGTGTTTGCACCAAGCCATGCCTCTCAAGATAGGAATTGGCATACGTGCTATATGCCTCATTGCTCCCAAAAGCCCATATGACCAATGTGTCGGCAATGTTGTTGGCAGATGGAATCATTAAAGCTTGAAGTGCTTGATATTCGCTCAGTTGCATGCCTTCTTGGACTGGCAAGCGAGACCCGTTTTGCTGAATCTGGTCGTTGTATAATGCAACGTCTCGGCTAGTAATCGCAATAAGCGGGCCTGATTCATGCAGCTGCAGCGGGGACTTTTCGAGTACACACAGAGCAGTGATGACTTTGGCTATACTCGCCGTTGCAAGCGGTTCGGTCGTTCCAGAAGTAGCGAGTACCCCAAATCCCCCAGCGCCAACGGCTGCTCGCAGCGAGTCAGGCCACAATAGCGACACCGGCTGAGGAGCCGGTACAGCCGGCAACTCGAATGCAACTGCTGCCTCTGGCAGTGGGCGCATAAGTTGTACGCCTATGAATAAACCTAGTATGGCGAGCGTAAAAAAGATTCGTTTTTTTAGTCGACGGCGTGGCTGTTTGTTGACACTGTAGAATTCCGAGGTTTTTCTTGGAGGCTGGACTAATCTCATGCCTTTTATCATACCATCCGGCTATTTTGCATCTCCAAACGTTTCGGTAATTGTTTCGACACCCACATATCGGCTATACTAGATATATGCAAGTGAGGCCAAAATGGCAAACATAAAAAAACAAGCAACGCCCGCGGCAACTCGGGCTGTAAAACGACCAAAAACTGCAAAACAGCCGGTTCGCACTGCTAGTAAACGCGGTACGCCGCTCCCAGTAAGACGCTTGGCAACCAAAGCCCGTGTCTGGTACAAACCTGGTAGCTGGCGCAGACCAAAACCAAGCTATACCCCGTTGCCAAAGGCCCGAATGCTACTCAGTCAATCACTCAAGCGCCTAAGTGGAGCAAAAAAAGCAGTTGCGGGCGTGACGGCTGTATATGGTCTGGGCGTTATTCTGCTCGTGAGAGGGTTTTCCGCCAGCCAAGATTTACAAACGCTTCAAACGTTGCTCGACGGCTTACTCCAAGGCGCGGGCGGCAAACTGCAGAGCATAGCCCTGCAGCTAACGTTCCTGTTCGGTGGCGGCGGCAACGAGAATACATTGCCTAACGCCAGTTTGTACCAAACAATTTTGCTAATAATTTGTAGCCTAGCTCTTATCTGGGTCTTCCGGCAGAAGCAGGCAAAACAACCCGTTTCGACTAAGCGGGCGTTCTACAATGGCATGTACCCACTCATACCCTTCAGCTTAGTAATACTCATTATCGGTTTGCAACTGCTACCCCTGACCATCGGTTCGTACATTTACACGACGCTTATTGGTAACGGCATTGTCGTACACCAGTGGGAAAAGTTGCTTACGCTAGGTTTTTTTGTTCTGAGTGCCTTCTGGTCACTCCGCATGGTAACTAGTTCTATTTTTGCTCTATACATTGTCACTCTTGGCGATATGACACCTCTAAAGGCAGTTCGCAGTGCCAAACTACTCGTCAAGGGTAGGCGCTTGCTCATTTGGCGGAAAATTATTCTTCTACCGGTGGTTATGCTAATTGGTTCTACTTTGGTAGTACTACCCTTTTTGCTGTTTTTGACCCCGTTTGCAGTCTGGGTTTTCTTTTTGCTTTCAACCGCTTGGTTTGCTCTGATCCATAGTTATCTTTACTCCCTATACCGCGAGCTACTAAACCATGCCTAAAACTCACGCTCCCCAGGCAGTACTTGAGCGTGCCCAAAAGCTGAGAGAGCTTATTGACGACTACCGCTACAAATACCACGTTCTTGACATATCTAGTATGAGCGAGGCGGCGGCCGATAGTTTGAAGCACGAACTGTCTCTGCTCGAGGAACAGTATCCGGACTTAGTCAGGCCAGACAGTCCGACGCAACGCGTCGCCGGTAAGGCACTTGATTCATTTGCTAAAGTTGCTCACCGTGTGCCAATGATTAGTTTGCAAGATGTGTTTAACCGGCAGGAAATAGCAGCGTGGGTCAAACGAATTGATAAAATTCTACCTGGCGACAAACACGAGTTTTTTTGCGATGTGAAAATGGATGGCCTTGCCTGTGCGCTAATCTACGAAAACGGCGTCCTTGTCCAAGCCGTAACCCGCGGCGATAGTCGCGTTGGCGAAGACGTAACCATGAACGTCCGCACCATCCAAAACGTCCCCCTTCGACTGCGTAACGAAGTGAAATTTTCTCATTTTCTCCAGGGGCGCACAGAAATCCGCGGTGAAATAATTATGACAAAAGCCAATTTTGCAGCACTAAATGAGCAACAAATAGCTACTGGCAAGCCCAAATTTGCGAACCCGCGTAACCTTGCGGCTGGCACGATTCGTCAGCTAAACCCTCGTCTTGTTGCCGAGCGACCACTGAACTTTCGAGGCTACGATGTGCTTCGAGATGACCCGAGTGAAATTCCAACTTTCCAAATTGCTTACGAAGCGCTGGGCGCCCTCGGTATAACCCGTAGCACTGACGCGCAAGTTGTGAGCGGCATTGACGGCATAATGACATATGCAGATACTTGGGAAGCAAAACGTCACGAGCTACCATACAACACAGATGGCCTTGTAATAAAAGTTGACGACCGAAACAGATACGCGGAGCTAGGTGTCGTCGGCAAAACACCGCGCGGAGCGGTTGCTTACAAATACGCCGCAGAAGAAGCGACTACCGTTGTCAAAGATATTGTTATTTCCATAGGCCGAACCGGCGCCGCAACACCAGTTGCGGTATTTGACCCGGTACAAGTCGCGGGAACAACGGTTCAGCATGCTTCACTGCATAATGCCGACGAAATTGCCCGGCTAGACATTAGGCGCGGTGATACCGTCATAATATTTAAAGCCGGTGACATTATCCCTCAGGTGGAGCGCGTACTTACTGAATTGCGTCCATCGACTTCTCAGATAATCAACTACGCCGCGGAGCTCGCGCGCCAATACCCTGAGCTTGAATTTGAACGGGCGGTCGGCGAGGTTGTCTACCGTGTAAAAGGAGCCACCTCGGACCTGATTTTAAAGCGCTCCATCGAGCATTTCGCCTCCAAGGGCGCGCTAGATATTGATACGCTTGGCGAAAAAAACGTTGTTGCCTTAGTGGACGCCGGATATATCAAAGATCTCGCAGATATTTATACCCTAGAAAAAGACCAGTTGCTTAAAATTGACCGATTCGCCGAAGTTTCTGCTCAAAAGTTAATTAACGCAGTCCAGGCCAAAAAAACCCCTCCCCTCGAACGTTTTCTCTACGGCCTAGGAATTCGTCACGTCGGTATACAGACTGCTATTGATCTTGTTAAAAGCTTTGGTTCGCTTGAGTCCTTAGCCAAGGCCCAGCTCGAGGAGCTGCTCTCAGTTGACGGCGTGGGCGAGGTTGTGGCTGAAAGCATCACTGCCTGGTTTGCAGACGAAGATAATCTTGCGCTGCTAAACAAGTTCAATTCATTAGAAGTTGTGCCACACTACGAAGCGAAATCTGGCAAATTTGCAAACATGAGTTTTGCAGTCACGGGTACG encodes:
- the ligA gene encoding NAD-dependent DNA ligase LigA; this encodes MPKTHAPQAVLERAQKLRELIDDYRYKYHVLDISSMSEAAADSLKHELSLLEEQYPDLVRPDSPTQRVAGKALDSFAKVAHRVPMISLQDVFNRQEIAAWVKRIDKILPGDKHEFFCDVKMDGLACALIYENGVLVQAVTRGDSRVGEDVTMNVRTIQNVPLRLRNEVKFSHFLQGRTEIRGEIIMTKANFAALNEQQIATGKPKFANPRNLAAGTIRQLNPRLVAERPLNFRGYDVLRDDPSEIPTFQIAYEALGALGITRSTDAQVVSGIDGIMTYADTWEAKRHELPYNTDGLVIKVDDRNRYAELGVVGKTPRGAVAYKYAAEEATTVVKDIVISIGRTGAATPVAVFDPVQVAGTTVQHASLHNADEIARLDIRRGDTVIIFKAGDIIPQVERVLTELRPSTSQIINYAAELARQYPELEFERAVGEVVYRVKGATSDLILKRSIEHFASKGALDIDTLGEKNVVALVDAGYIKDLADIYTLEKDQLLKIDRFAEVSAQKLINAVQAKKTPPLERFLYGLGIRHVGIQTAIDLVKSFGSLESLAKAQLEELLSVDGVGEVVAESITAWFADEDNLALLNKFNSLEVVPHYEAKSGKFANMSFAVTGTLKSMSRDAAADRIRALGGTFQSSVGKDTTYLVAGGNIGASKRKKAVAYGTKILSEGEFLALL
- a CDS encoding D-alanyl-D-alanine carboxypeptidase gives rise to the protein MRLVQPPRKTSEFYSVNKQPRRRLKKRIFFTLAILGLFIGVQLMRPLPEAAVAFELPAVPAPQPVSLLWPDSLRAAVGAGGFGVLATSGTTEPLATASIAKVITALCVLEKSPLQLHESGPLIAITSRDVALYNDQIQQNGSRLPVQEGMQLSEYQALQALMIPSANNIADTLVIWAFGSNEAYSTYANSYLERHGLVQTQVGSDASGLDPSTVSTASDLAKLGLLARKNNVLMEIAGQRTAVFPFGDEYENYNRVLGRAGINGLKTGNNDQNPGALLFTADLAVAGKTLQLSGAVMGAESLSAAMEASVNLVGSVDENFEQTTFVQKNQKVGTVRTAWGSVATVTAKDNLSLLRWKNQSVEYRKSAKTSTALEPQTIGALVAHAGQQQASTPLVISSPAAGPSLLWKLTRLR
- a CDS encoding phage holin family protein; this encodes MTAINNKQGFLYSYMLRWFVCSLGLWVAAGLLQGSVNYQNRISVVVGAGALLALINAFLKPLLVLLSLPAILLTLGLFMLVINGATVYLASKLYSPLQIDSFGVAILTGVIIGLINYLVSAILDKPST
- a CDS encoding aminopeptidase P N-terminal domain-containing protein; protein product: MESYFTHNFFAGNRKRLYESMSQDGLCVVGAHGILQRSRDTTFPFAQDKNFWYLTGLDMPDAVLVMAGNREYLILPKRSREQDIFDGAFDLKHVAARSGLHELLDNTEGWRQLRADVKRYEVVSTLFSEPSYDRRHGVYVNPARNRLIGRLRRLQSGIALADIRPNLAELRMIKQPAEIAAVSQAVAITTRAIDAMRSSAVLAGFATEYEFEAALSQSFRAQGARGHAYDPIVASGSNATTLHYIANSAQLAAGQLIVVDVGAEVEEYAADITRTVACEQPTHRQQTVLAAVRDVQQYALTLLKPGVLLQEYEKKVGQKMATALVELGLISDATDTMSMRNYFPHATSHFLGLDVHDVGFYDRPLAAGVVLTCEPGIYIAEEGIGVRLEDDVLITESGHTNLSRDCSYDAYVI